The Desulfurococcaceae archaeon DNA window CAATGGTAAGGGCTACTATGGGCTTATTGTACTCTTTTTTCAGTTTTATCACGTAGTCTACAAAAGTGCCTTTTATTCCGGGTACCTGGGGTAACGCAACAACCACTATCGCGTCAACATCACTACGCTGGGATAGGAGTTCAAGTACTTTAATATACCTCTCGTCATCAGTATCGCCTGTTAAATCTATTGGGTTCTCTACGATGCAGTGAGGTGGCAGTATCCTCTGCAACTGCTCTCTCAAGTCTGGGGGGGTAAGGGGTAACTCGAATCCCGCACTTGCGAGAGCATCCGTTAACATCACCCCTACACCACCGGCATCCGTCAATATGTAAACCCTATTACCCTTCATTAGTGGCTGGTCAAGGAGTATTCTAACGATGTCCATCATCTCGTCAAAGCTTTCCGCCTCAAGAACGCCTGCTTGTTTAAACGCAGCCCTGTAAACGGCATAGTCGCCCGCCATGGCAGCGGTGTGGCTTGCCGCGGCCTTACTGCCCCGGGCCGTTCTACCCGCTTTGTACACTACAATTGGTTTTTTCATGGACACCCTCCTAGCGGCCTCCATGAAGAGTTTACCGCGCCCCTCCTTGAATCCCTCAATGTACATTAAGATGACCTTAGTCTTGTCGTCCTCGCCTAGGAACTCGAGAAGCTCTACATCGTCTACGTCAACTTTGTTACCGTAGCTGATTGCCCTTGAAACGCCAATTCCGTGGTAGGCCATCCAGTCCATTAGTGCTGATGCAAAAGCGCCGCTCTGGCTTATAAACGCTACGTGGCCTCGTGGAGGTCTTTTCATTTTACTAACGAAAAAGGTATCCACGCCGCTCCAATTATCGAATATGCCAATGCAGTTCGGCCCAATGATTCTCACACCGTAATCTCTAGCGACCCTTACCAACTCGTCCTCTAGCGCGGCCCCTTCTGGCGTGCCGGTCTCCCTAAAGCCCCCACTAATTACTATCGCTGCCTTACACCCCTTTTCGCCAAGCTCTTTAATGGCAGCTGATACGAGGGGGGCCGGTATTGCAATTACTGCTAGGTCAGGTATTTCGGGAAGGTCTTTTATACTCCTATAGCACTTCAACCCCAATACCTCGTCGTAATGGGGGTTCACCGGGTATATTCGTCCCTTGAACCTGGCAATGAAATTCTCTAGTATGGCCCTCCCGACTTTTCCTTCCTTGGGGGTTGCACCGACCACTACTATGCTCTCCGGCTGGAAGAACTTAGAGAGCCCATTTACAGACACAGTATTCACCGAGACTATTCTTTAAACCTCGAGCTTATATTGATGTTGATTGGTGCTGCGAACCCGGGTATTGGAGCGGGCAGGGCTTTTGGGTCGTTCAGGGTTGGCTACTAGGTACCACCAATCGGTCACCGCGCAACTCCCGATCACGTAATCCCCACGACGCTGAACCCGGTTTGTAGTAGTGCCGTGGAACCGGCTGGCCGCTAGCAGGGCTCGTAAGGGGGTCGCGACTCAAGCTTTTTAACTTCACGGTGTATGCCTTAATAGGGTGATTGATTGGTTTTTGATGAATCCCTCTTAATCAGAATTGCTGATCAGGGCAGGGACCTGGGCGCGAGCTACGTGGAGGTGAGGTTTCAAGACGACTACGGTTATGACATCACTCTCAGGAACGGCAAAGTCATAGGTGTGTCATTTAACAGGGACCGTGGCGTTGGTATAAGGGCGCTAATTAATGGCTCGCTCGGTTTCGCCTCAACCAATAATATGGGCTTTGAAAGCCTCTTAGAGGCGCTTGAAAAAGCCGTTTCTAGGGCTAGAACTCTGAGCAGGCTCAGGAAAACCCCGATAGAGTTCTCGGAGGAGAGACCGGGTAAGGCGAGGTACGTAGCAGTCGAGAAAACCCCTCTCCAAGAACTATCTCCAGAAGTTGCAATCAAACTCATAAGTGAAATTTACAAGTCAGCACAGGAAGCCCTAAGAGAGGCCAAGCTAGCATCGATGATCACCGTTCTCCGAGTGCGTGTCCAGGAAAAGCTGATAATAACCTCTGAAGGAGGGTTCGTAGAGTCCAGGATACCAAGGCTATACATATCTGTCGGAAGCACTCTCCTACACCAGGGTAGGGTGCTCCAGCGGTTTAAGGAGTTCGGCGCGTCGGGTGGGGCAGAACTGGTAGAGGAATGGAGGCCCGTCGAAACGGTGTCCGAAGAGTTGAAGGCGCTTGAAAGGGCCCTAGTTCACGGCATTGAACCCCCTCACGAGAAGGTAAACGTCGTTTTAGGCCCCGAAGTGGTTGGGTTAATAGTGCACGAATCCGCCGGCCACCCCATGGAGGCCGATAGGATCCTCGGACGGGAAGCAGCGCAAGCAGGCGAGTCCTACGTCAAACCAGACATGATTGGTAGCTTCAGAGTGGGCAACCAGCATGCAACGGTAATAGAGGACCCGACCATACCTGGTAGTTATGGGTTCTACCTTTACGACGATGAGTGCGTGCGTGCGAGGCCCCGTTACCTGTACAAGGAAGGGGTTATTTACGAGCCCTTACACAACAGACATACCGCGAAGATATTCAAGACGCAGAGCAATGGCGCGGCAAGGGCCATGACCTACGCATCAGAGCCGATCATAAGAATGAGCAACACCTACCTCGCACCCGGCACGATGAAATTTGAAGAGCTAATAGAAGATATAGAGTTAGGAGTGTACGTGAAGTCTTACATGGAGTGGAACATAGACGATGCCAGGTGGAATCAAAGGTATGTAGGGTTAGAAGCATATCTCATAAAGAAGGGTGAAATTGCAGAGCCCGTTAAGAACCCCGTACTGGAATTCACTACCGGGTGGTTTTACAGTAACATAGTAGGTGTCGACGACGACTTAAAGCTATATCCAGGAACGTGCGGTAAGGGCGAGCCCTCTCAGGGGGTCCCTGTATGGTTCGGTGGCCCTAACGTTAAGTTAGAAAAGATGAGAGTAGGGGTGATACCGTGAGCGCGGTAGAGCTAAGCAACGCGCTGCTCAAAGCGCTGTCTAAGCTATACGACGAAGTAGCAGTAGTGGTCGTTGAAAACGAGAAGACGATGGTTAAGCTCTGGAACACGGAGCTCTCGGTTGTCCAGACGTGGACCGAGACAGAGATAAACTTGAGGTTGGCCAAGTCGCGGAGACTGTGGACTGTATACTTGAGTGCGAGGGATCCACTGTACGTCGTGAAAAGTGCCGAAGAAATAGTGAAGCTGGCCGATAGGATCGAAGAGGCTGAGCTCTACGCCCCTCTACCGGAACCGGGTGAATGCGACCCCCTCGAAGACGCTTATGATGTTAACGTGGAGGCCCTCATGAAGGACCCGAGTAAACCAGTGGAAGCAATGGTAGATGAGGCCCTATCTAACGGTGCTGAGAGAGTTGCAGGTACCCTAACGCTGGCTAAAACCAGCAGGGTGCTTCTGACCAGTAAGGGCTTCCAGTGTACGGAGAAAACCACAAGCATCGAAGCGTACATTAGGGCGTTTAAAGGAGAATTTAGTGGTCACTGGGCGCACGGCTCAACGAGGCTATCTCTTAACGATATAAGAGCGGTGGGAAGGAAGGCCGGACTGTACGCGACGATCACGAGCAATAGGGGTGACATTTCACCTGGTACGTATAATGTGGTTATCTCCCCGCTGGTTGCTGGAAACCTGTTAAACTACATCGCCATGATGGCGTCAGCGCTGTCCGTAATGGCGGGGTTCTCGGTGTTCGCTAAGTACAAAGTAGGAGAGAAGATCGCGTCTGATGATTTCACACTCCTCGATAAACCCCGAGACCCAACTCTACCCCATGCACGGGGTTTTGATGACGAGGGTTTGAAGACGTTTAATAAACCAATCATAGAAAACGGGACTGTCAAGACACTACTACATAATAGTGGGACGGCCCTGAAAATGGGTGACAGATCCACCGGTAACGCTGGCTGGATCCGTCCAGTAGCGTGGAACCTCGAGGTCTCTGGCGGCGAAATCAAGGAAGAAGAACTGTTCTCCGAAGTACGGGAAGGAGTGGTGATAACTAACAACTGGTACACGAGGCTTCAAAACTACTATGAAGGGTTGTTCTCAACAGTTTCAAGGGATGCAACTCTGATGGTAAAGAATGGCGAGGTTACTGGGTACGTGGGAAGAGTTAGAATGGCTACAAGCTTCCCCAGGTTCTTGAGTAGCATTGTAGGTGCCAGTAGAAATAGATACGATATATGGTGGTGGGAGGTTAGAACGCCAACGAGAACGCCTTACTTCATACTGCAAAACATCCCAATAACGAAGCCCGAGGTGTAAAGTTCAACGAACCGCTTAATTAGCGGCCTTCGAGTCCGGGTAGACGGGGCCTTCCACGAACCCGTATCCATGCCGCTATGAACAGAGTTAAATCCTGGACTGAGGGTTCAAGGAGGTAGTACTGGCTTAGACGCCTCAGAGCAACGTAAAGGAGCAAAAATAAGGCAGTAATGCAGGGCAAAATTTAGATTTCTCACTCTACAACTACTACGTTAACGGGTTGTTTTTGTTCTCCGACCTCTTCTTTAATTTGCTGGATGCTGATAGCGGGAGATATCGGTAGCGCCTCTAAAGACTCGATCTTATCGATGTGCTTCCTTATACTATCCTTCTCCTTGAGGAATACCTCGAGGCTCTTTTTCATTATGTCTAGTGCTGTCAAGTACGGCCTTTCCGGTATTTCGCCGGCTATGTAGCTCGTCTTCAGTGACGTTATCGCTTTCTCTATTTCTGCGATCTGCTCTTCTACTTCATGGAGCCTAGCTCTCAGGGCGTCCTTTACTTCCTTGGCGCGGGCTTTAATGTTTGCGAGCTCGTCTTCGAGCTTCTTCTTGAAGTTTTCGTATACATGCATGGGCACGTCCTTCCTACTGTAAAGTTCCTCTAGCGATGCGAGCCTGCTCTTCACGAGTTTTAGCCTATTCTCTACTGCGATGGCGTTGTACTCGTATTCGGGTACTAGGACTATACCCTCCGGGGTTACGTTAAACCTCTCGATGGGTACTTCCTTGAACTCCTCATCGCTCGCGTTAACCTCCAAGGACTTGACCTTGCCGTCCACGTCACTGTAGAAACTCGCCACAAAGCCTATTCTTCGACCATACGGATCTACCACCGGCTTGCCGAGGCACTCTGCCACAGTTTCTATCGTACCGCACATCATGCACACCACTCAGAGAATGCTTAGAAAATTGTTTAAAAACCAGAGGAATCAGTAGCCTGGTGCCTGCCATAGCCCTTCTAAGGGCTCCGCGCTTTTAACCATCATCACCTGCTCAACGTTTACTCTTATGGTCTAACCCCTTAAAACCGGTTAATTAGCTAGGTTAGAACAGGTGAGGTCATGGTGAATGAGATGACATTGAGCAGAATATCGGATTTTGTGAGTCAACTCGGTGCACTGCTGTCAAAGGTTAGCGGTATTGGTTTCTGGCTGTTCATGCTGGGCATAGCTCTACTGGCAGTACTGCTGTTCGCGGTCGTGATAAAGCTACTAATACACCTAGTTAAAATTCTACCGAACTTGACGATAGGGCAGTTCATAAAGTTCGTCTTAGTACTCGCAGTGATATTGATAGTTGTGGGATTGTTTGTGCCGTAGTCGCGGAGGCCAATCCCGCCTCAACTATGCGTAGAGGGCAGAAAATAGCGTGTAAAGAGCGTGAAAACGCATCTCAGTGTTTTCTTGGGAAAACCGCAAAGCCTGGATATCGCGGTCTTTCGAGCTCCTCGTATATTTCGAGTAGCCTGTTGTACTTGGCTGTTCTTTCACTGCGTGCAGGGGCACCGGTCTTAATTAGCTTGGCGTTAAGACCTACAGCTATATCGGCTATGGAAGTGTCCTCGGTCTCGCCGCTTCTATGGCTTATGATGGTTTTATAATTATTCTCTTGAGCTAACTTAACCACGTCTATGGTCTCGGTTAGCGTTCCTACCTGGTTCACTTTAACTAGTATTGCGCTGGCCGCACCCACCTCTATACCCTTCTTTAACCTTTGAGGATTTGTGGTGAAAAGGTCATCTCCGACTATCAGCACCTTGGACCCGATGATCTGCGTTATTTTGCTGTATCCTTCAAAGTCGTCTTCGTGTAGTGGGTCCTCGATGCTGACGATTGGGTAGTCCCTTATGAGCTCCTCGTAAAACAGGATCATCTCGTCCCTAGTGAGCTCCCTACCTTCACCGGCCAGAACGTACACTCCCTTATCCTCCTTGTAGAGCCTCGAGCTCGCAACATCCAGTGCTAGTGCAACCTGCTTACCGGGCTCATAACCCGCCTTCTCGATCGCCTCAACTAGTAGATCGAGCGCGTCGCGGGTCTTTTCTAGTGGTGGCGCATACCCACCTTCATCGCCCACATTCACGGCCAACGGACCATACTTTTCTTTTAAGATGGTCTTTAAGGCATGGTATATTTCGACAGAAGACTTCAGGGCGTCTATAAAGTCGTTGAACCCGGCTGGCACGATCATGAACTCTTGAAAGTCGAGTCTATTCCCCGCGTGAACGCCCCCGTTAATAACGTTCAGCATGGGTACCGGTAGCGTGTCTGCGCTTTTACCTCCTAAGTACATGTAGAAAGGAATTCCAAGAGTCGAAGCGGCCGCCTTCGCCACCGCTAGACTTGTAGCTACTATGGCATTGGCTCCGAGCCTGCCTTTATTCTCCGTGCCGTCGATCTCGATCATCTTTTGATCGACTTCGCGCTGCTTCGCAGCGTTCATACCTACGAGCGCCGGAGCGATGATCTTGTTTACGTTCTCAACTGCCCGCTTAACGCCCTTACCTCCATACTCCTTACCCCCGTCTCTCAGTTCTATTGCTTCGTGTTTACCTGTAGATGCCCCACTGGGAGCGTTCGCCACCCCTACTCCATAACCTTCCGTAACCACGCGGACCTGCACAGTGGGGTTTCCGCGGCTATCTAACACCATTCGCCCGCTGACATCCCTGATTATAAGGGATTCCCAAAATATATCGGGTACAGACACCACGACCACGCCGGGATTGTACTGTGATATATTACAGCCTGATTACGGCTAATATAGTGATGTCGTATGTGGTATGGGTTCTCGTAAGCCTTGTGTTTTACGACAAGCTTAAAAATACACTAATATATGTAATTTTTCCTACAGCCCTTTACGCCATTCCCGCCGTATACTTCACCGTAGTAAGGACTTCACTACTAGCTACGTGCGCGTTAACGCTATCTACCGCTCAACTACTGCTTTTCGCGGTGACGAGGCGAAGCCCTATAAAGCTCGTTTTAATACCACTACCTTTAATACTTTGTACGGCATACGAGGTTGTGGTGAGCACTCTTTGAACGCGAAGAGATGTCCGAGGTGCGGATCCGCAAACTCCGAAGTCGTTAAGACATGGAACTTGGTATCGCCATTACCCGATAGAGCTGGACGGATAACGATTACCGTTATGGGAGTACTGAAGTGCCGTGAATGCGGTCATAGTTGGAAGGCCACGATCAGTAAGCTCAAAGTTGGTGGTGGAGTAGAGATAGAAGGCAGGAAGGAGGTAGTCGAGGAGGAGAGGCCTCCAAAGGAGATCGTACTAGACCTCGACGAGATCTTGAGGGAAGAGTAGGTGGAAGGTGTCTTCGCGCTCCATGGTGCATAGAAACGGTAGAAGATTGGCCACCACGTTGGTACTCGTTCTTATCATAGTAGCCATCGTTGTTGCGGTGAAAGTGTACTTAGCCGACGTGCCGGTAGCCGTTGTTAAGGGTAATAGCATGTTCCCGCTGCTTAGGGAAGGGGATGTGGTTTTCATAGTAAGATCGAATCCCCGCGAAATCAAAGAAGGCGATGTCATTGTTTTTTGGACACCAGATAACGCTATGCTAGTCATTCACAGAGTCATCGAGGTGGTAGAGGTGGACAGTACACCATACTACGTCACAAAGGGTGATAACAACCTATTCAGAGACGTGTACTACCCCGTTGGCGTACCTCATAGCAAGGTAGTCGGCAAGGTCGCTTCCGTGGGCAACTCCGTGTACAAGATACCGTACATGGGTTACATCACGCTGATATTTAGGCATTAGCACCTACTTTACTGCCAGCTCGCGGCATGTAGTACTTGATCACGTCCTTTACGTACTTTCCCGTAGAGCTCATTTCCGCGAGCTTAGATACGTAGTTATCAAATGAAATGCTCTTCCTAGACCTCCATTCGCTATATCCTTGTATTAGGGCCTCGTAAGCCGCGTAGTGGACTTTACACAGTTTATCCTTGTAAGCATCCCCCCTGCAACCTGGAATGATGCACTTCGCGTAATTATCAACCAGCGACAGCTTCTTCGCGAGGAGTAAGCCGGCGTCATTTATGTAAGAGTTGAACCTTGTTAACAGGTCCACTAGAACCCTCTTTGCCTCCATTATGACGTGTTCCCTTCGCCTAAGACCTTTCATGATGTCGTTCATCAATACCTCGAACGTTCTCGTCAGCTCCACGCTTACAAGGTCCGGGAAAAACCGTTCAATGACCTCAATGACCCCAATTCCGAGGTCGGAGACCTCTATGCCGGTCTTCGCATTCTTCAAGTAGCCGCGCTCGAAGAGCTTCTCGATGATAATAGCCCTCGTAGACTCCGTTCCGACACCTACGTCCTCCATCCACCTCAAAATGTCGATCTTTTTTAATCTGGGAGGAGGCTTAGTGTAGGTTTCCCTTAACGTCACCTTCACTACTTCAAGCTTCTCGCCTTGCTTAAGCGCTGGGATGGTTCTCGTTGAAGGCTTGTGGAACGGGTAGTACACCATCCAGCCGGGGTATTCTACGTTGAGGCCCGTTGCACTGAAATCGTGAAGCCCGTCAAGCGTCGTGAACGTTACCTTTACGCGCGAGATTACCGCGTGCTGTGCGAACGCGGCCAGAAACCTCCTGACAATAAGGTCGTATATTGCTGCCTGCTCTCTCGTAAGCTCTCGTGGTGTTACGCCTGTTGGGTGTATTGCCGGGTGAGCCGGGTCTTCCTTCTCGCCTTCAACGGGCTTCAACACGTTCTTCGTTTCCGCGAGTAGCCTGAGGACGAGTTCGCGGTATTTTTCGAGCCTGGCGAGCTTGTCCATGATCTCCTTGTAGTTAATGGTCGGGGGAAGTTTCTGGCTATTAGTACGCGGATAGCTAATTAGCGCGTCTAAATACAGCTGTTCAGCTATTTCTTGCGTCTTCATAGGGCTGAAACCGTATATTCTAGCCGCTTCTTCTTGCAGGTCGCTTAGATTGAATGGTGGGGGTGGGCCGTGCTTCTGACTGCTCACGCTACACTGTTTCACAACCAGGTACCCGGAGGACTCGATCCTGCTCTTCAAGGACTTAGCATCGACTTCTCTAAGAACGGGGTTCGAGGAGAACTCAGCCAGGATCGTCGTTGAGCCCTTCTTCAGGGTAACTGTTATGGAGTATTGTGGTAGGGGTATGAACAGCTTTTTCTTAATTTCGTGGTCAACCACGTATTTGAGTGTTGGCGTCTGTACACGTCCAGCACTCAAAATCACCTTTCTCCCCGTACACGTGTAAAGGGCCTTCATGAGGGCTCTACTTATGTTGATTCCCCAAATCCAATCTAATTCATGCCTGCAAAGCCCTGCCTCGATCATTTCGTAATCCAGCCGTGTTAGCTTGGTAAAAGAGCTCTTCAACTCGGGTATTGTGAGGCTTGAAAACCTGGCCCTAAGAGCCCTTTTCTCATCCCCGTGAAGCTTTATTAGCAAGTACCCGATGACGCTTCCTTCCACGTCGTAGTCGCACGCATTAACGTAATACTGACACGTCCTAAACAACGTGCTGAGTAGGTCCAAGTAGCTCTTCACGTGCTTCTTTTCCTCATTTACTATATGCGCTGGTACCCATGAATAGTCGAAAACGGGGTAACCGGGAACATCTGTGTGTAGCTCGTAAAGGTGGCCTGCAGCACTGGCTACTACTATGTAGTGATCTCCTTCCCTTATCTCGTAGTAAAGTACGTTACCGTGCTTACGTACGACGTACTTCTCTGATAGCGCTTCTGCGATTTTTCTAGCCGCTTTGGGTTTCTCCGCTATAACCAGTACCTTTCCCTCCAATTCCCATATACTGGTATAAGCCCCCCCTTCACCGTCCTCGAACGGTACCGTGGATGGGCGCGCTGGGCGCTCCCCGATCAAGGCTACCACTACGTGAACCCCGTATAAAAATCCCATTATCCAGCGCTTTAGCTTAGGAAAGCGGGATGGGCAGTGTAAGTGCTAGGAGTATAACGTAGATCAACAGGCATGTAATGCATTTCGAGTCATCGTACTGATTTGCTACGCCGGGATGTCCATGCTTGCCTATGAAGAAGTAGAGGATTAGTGACAAGAAACCAATGCTAATGAAATACAGCCCGTTTGCGCCCGAGAGGTGCAGTATTGAGCCTACTAGTACCAGGACCGGTGGTACGAGCGTGCTGATGGTGCGAAATGCTTTAGCGCTGAGAACACTTCTCACGACGTGCCCTCCATCCAATTGACCTATTGGCAATAAGTTAAGGAAGGTAACCAGGTATACAAAGTATGCTACGAATAAGATGGGGTGGATTATGATTACACCGCTTTCTAGGCTGAGGAATCTCAGTAAGTAGATCCCGAGACTCGTTACACCGACAGGCGCGATCTTCCCTGCTTCAATCAGCTGTTGCGCAAGCTCGAGTGGTATTAGTGGTGATAGGTAGAGCCCTATTACTCCAAATAACGTAGCGACAACTATGCCCATCAAAGGACCTAGTATACCGAGCTTTGCTAAGTCCTTTCTAGTAGGTGGTGGGGTCTTAGTGAATATTACGGCGCCGAGGGTACCTATAAAGCCTAGCTGTATGGGTGGGGCTGGTAAGAGTATAGGGCCCTCGGCCTCGATACCGCTTTTTCTACTAGTAATCAGGTGACCGAATTCGTGGGAAACTAGCGTAACTAGGAATGCTGTAGAGTATAGAACAGCGTCTATTATGATCGCGGTAATGCCCGTATTCGCGCCTATGGCTTTACCTATTTCCTCGCTGTGAAAACCTTGAGAAAGCCCGAGACCCGTTAAGAATACCGTTATAATGCTCGTTATTGTGAGGATCCACCTGTAGTTGTAGAGGCGTGACTTCTGCTTTAAGTAAGGTACTAGCCTTATAACGGGTAGCTCGTCTGACCTTAACTGGAACATTAGTACATTGTAGCCGTTTAAGAGGTCGTTGTAGAGCTCTTTAAATAGCTGCGAAGAGAGGGGCTTATCTACGACGAGGTCGACGAAGTTACGGTAATCCCTAAACTCTACGACTGATATTCCAGCTTTCGAGAATAGAGCTAAGATATCTTTTAACTTCTGGTGTAACGAGTTTGCTGACTGGTACAAGTTCGTATTCACCTGTTTCCCTGGGCCTTAAGATAGACATTGGAAGTAACCCGTTAATTAATTCTAACGTCGCGATGTAAACAGGGTCTCTTACTTCTATGTTTGACACGTCTATTAGTGGGGGAGCGCCCATAGATAGCTGTAACGCTCTAGCACCAATTACCCGAGCTAGTTCAAACCTGGATAGCCGTTGACTTACAGCCCTCCTATATATGTCGAGCAAAGCCTCGGTCATAGCGTAGCGCCTAGGTAGCCGAGGACAGAATAATAGAATTGTTGGGTTAAAAATAAAAATCCGTTCAGTCCGTTGCAGACACTACTCGGCCTTAAAACTCGGGCTTAGGTAACTCCTTTTCCTCCTCTTTCTTCTCCTTTTCCTTCTCTTTCTTCATCGGGCTAGCCGCGATAATGTCGTCTATTTTTAGGACCGCGAGCGCCGCCTCCGCCGCGGTCTTGATCATCGCTTCTTTGACCAGTAGAGGCTCTATCACGTTCCTCGTTGCCATGTCATTGACGATCTCGGCTGACACGACGTCTATACCGGAGTCTTTCTTCCCTTCAGCGTGGAGCTTCCTCAACTCCATTAACACCTCTAGCGGGTCCTTACCGCAGGATGCGGCGAGTATCATCGGTATTTCCTCGAGTGCCGTTGCGAATGCCTCGATAGCGAGTTGCTCCTTGCCGCCGATCTTGGCTGCGTATTCTCTTAGCTTCATTGCGACTTCGAGTTCAACCGCGCCTCCACCCGCTACAATGTAGGGTACACGCATAACGTTCCTCAAGACGTTCAGGGCGTCTTTTAAGCTCCTCTCAATCTCGTCTAACACCATGTCGCTCGCTCCGCGTACTAGTATGGTAACGGCTTTCGGGTTCTTACAGCCTTCTATGAATACCATTTTGTCATTACCGACTTTTCTCTCCTCCACGAGCTCGGCATATCCTAAGTCATCTGGTTTTAGGTCTCTAATGCTACTGACTATTTTTCCACCGGAGGCTCTTTCCAGCTTCTCCAGGTCGCTTCTCTTAACCCTTCTAACCGCCATTATCCCCCTCTTGGCTAGGAAGTGTTGTGCAACCTCGTCGATACCCTTCTGGCACACCACTACGTTTGCCCCGACATCGGCGATCTTGTCTACCATTTCCTTGAGCATCTTCGCCTCCTCGTCGAGGAATGCCTTGATCATTTCTGGGCTCGTGATGTTTATTTTAGCGGTTATTTCGGGCTTTTCAACCTCGAGGGGGGCATCGAGTAGCGCGATCTTGGCTTTTTCAACCCTCTTAGGCATGCCTGGGTGTACCACCTCCTTGTCCAGTACAATCCCGTAAACCAGTTGAGTATCGAGCACGTTTCCTCCTTTCTTCTTCTCGATCTTTACATCGTCGACTCTAAACTCCTTCGTGCCGTCTGCCTTGGGCTCTGAGACCGCTAATGCGGCATCTATAGCTATTTCGGTTAGCCTGTTAGCTATGATGTCGCCTCCAATATACTTGCTTGCAATAGCTGTTTTTACGACTTTTCTAAGGGAGTCCCTGTTCTCAGTGTCTACTGGGATGGCTATTTCGCGGAGTATTCTAAGAGCCTCTTTTAGTGCCTTGGTATAGCCTTCTATGATTATGCTTGGATGGATATCCTGATCTAGTAGCTCTTCCGCTTTTGCTAGTAACGTACCCGCTAAGACGACAGCGCTCGTCGTTCCATCACCAACTTCGGCGTCTTGGGCCTTGGCGACTTCTACTAGTAGCTTTGCAGCTGGATGTTGCACTTCCATCTCTTTAACAATTGTGGCGCCGTCATTCGTAACCGTTACGTCGCCGAAGCTGTCCACGAGCATTTTGTCCAGTCCGCGGGGGCCGAGACTGGTTTTTAATACCTCCGCTAGCGCCTTGGCTGCAGCGATGTTTGACCTTAAAGCATCACGGCCAACCGTTCTTTTCGTTCCTTCCTTCAATATTAAGACCGGTATACCGTAGAGTGCCACGGAACCCACCCTTATAAGACCGGTAAATTGATTATCTAAACGGGTTCTATATAAATTTTCTTGACATG harbors:
- a CDS encoding DNA-directed RNA polymerase subunit K: MTEALLDIYRRAVSQRLSRFELARVIGARALQLSMGAPPLIDVSNIEVRDPVYIATLELINGLLPMSILRPRETGEYELVPVSKLVTPEVKRYLSSILESWNISRRV
- a CDS encoding DNA topoisomerase I, whose amino-acid sequence is MIGERPARPSTVPFEDGEGGAYTSIWELEGKVLVIAEKPKAARKIAEALSEKYVVRKHGNVLYYEIREGDHYIVVASAAGHLYELHTDVPGYPVFDYSWVPAHIVNEEKKHVKSYLDLLSTLFRTCQYYVNACDYDVEGSVIGYLLIKLHGDEKRALRARFSSLTIPELKSSFTKLTRLDYEMIEAGLCRHELDWIWGINISRALMKALYTCTGRKVILSAGRVQTPTLKYVVDHEIKKKLFIPLPQYSITVTLKKGSTTILAEFSSNPVLREVDAKSLKSRIESSGYLVVKQCSVSSQKHGPPPPFNLSDLQEEAARIYGFSPMKTQEIAEQLYLDALISYPRTNSQKLPPTINYKEIMDKLARLEKYRELVLRLLAETKNVLKPVEGEKEDPAHPAIHPTGVTPRELTREQAAIYDLIVRRFLAAFAQHAVISRVKVTFTTLDGLHDFSATGLNVEYPGWMVYYPFHKPSTRTIPALKQGEKLEVVKVTLRETYTKPPPRLKKIDILRWMEDVGVGTESTRAIIIEKLFERGYLKNAKTGIEVSDLGIGVIEVIERFFPDLVSVELTRTFEVLMNDIMKGLRRREHVIMEAKRVLVDLLTRFNSYINDAGLLLAKKLSLVDNYAKCIIPGCRGDAYKDKLCKVHYAAYEALIQGYSEWRSRKSISFDNYVSKLAEMSSTGKYVKDVIKYYMPRAGSKVGANA
- the thsA gene encoding thermosome subunit alpha, whose amino-acid sequence is MALYGIPVLILKEGTKRTVGRDALRSNIAAAKALAEVLKTSLGPRGLDKMLVDSFGDVTVTNDGATIVKEMEVQHPAAKLLVEVAKAQDAEVGDGTTSAVVLAGTLLAKAEELLDQDIHPSIIIEGYTKALKEALRILREIAIPVDTENRDSLRKVVKTAIASKYIGGDIIANRLTEIAIDAALAVSEPKADGTKEFRVDDVKIEKKKGGNVLDTQLVYGIVLDKEVVHPGMPKRVEKAKIALLDAPLEVEKPEITAKINITSPEMIKAFLDEEAKMLKEMVDKIADVGANVVVCQKGIDEVAQHFLAKRGIMAVRRVKRSDLEKLERASGGKIVSSIRDLKPDDLGYAELVEERKVGNDKMVFIEGCKNPKAVTILVRGASDMVLDEIERSLKDALNVLRNVMRVPYIVAGGGAVELEVAMKLREYAAKIGGKEQLAIEAFATALEEIPMILAASCGKDPLEVLMELRKLHAEGKKDSGIDVVSAEIVNDMATRNVIEPLLVKEAMIKTAAEAALAVLKIDDIIAASPMKKEKEKEKKEEEKELPKPEF
- a CDS encoding site-2 protease family protein, which gives rise to MNTNLYQSANSLHQKLKDILALFSKAGISVVEFRDYRNFVDLVVDKPLSSQLFKELYNDLLNGYNVLMFQLRSDELPVIRLVPYLKQKSRLYNYRWILTITSIITVFLTGLGLSQGFHSEEIGKAIGANTGITAIIIDAVLYSTAFLVTLVSHEFGHLITSRKSGIEAEGPILLPAPPIQLGFIGTLGAVIFTKTPPPTRKDLAKLGILGPLMGIVVATLFGVIGLYLSPLIPLELAQQLIEAGKIAPVGVTSLGIYLLRFLSLESGVIIIHPILFVAYFVYLVTFLNLLPIGQLDGGHVVRSVLSAKAFRTISTLVPPVLVLVGSILHLSGANGLYFISIGFLSLILYFFIGKHGHPGVANQYDDSKCITCLLIYVILLALTLPIPLS